A stretch of the Papaver somniferum cultivar HN1 chromosome 6, ASM357369v1, whole genome shotgun sequence genome encodes the following:
- the LOC113291304 gene encoding uncharacterized protein LOC113291304 produces the protein MLDFNHYINSCGLIPAPKTGIKFSWCNNRAGVKRILCNLDRSVYNSKWLDLYPNWEYNVGARGVSDHGPLTGANKEISKPQNIPFKAFKIWSTHETFIQVVEAEWQKEIHGTPIFVYMQKFKLLKVTLKKWNWETFGDINTKMLQADKNVLPATILSDTSPEYISLLNKLVSARGTQEIISSQLKEFLHQKSRVKWIKDGVANTSFFHTTMKIRNTHNNIAELETNNGSLVAHHEISEELVKFFEAKFKYSGVQMS, from the coding sequence ATGTTAGATTTCAATCATTATATCAACTCATGTGGTTTAATTCCTGCTCCAAAAACTGGTATTAAATTCTCTTGGTGTAATAATAGAGCTGGTGTTAAGAGGATACTCTGCAATCTAGACAGATCAGTATACAACTCAAAGTGGTTAGATTTATATCCTAACTGGGAATATAATGTTGGAGCTAGGGGTGTGTCAGATCATGGTCCTTTAACTGGAGCAAATAAAGAAATATCTAAGCCACAGAACATTCCATTTAAAGCCTTCAAGATTTGGTCCACACATGAAACATTTATTCAAGTAGTTGAAGCAGAATGGCAGAAGGAGATACATGGCACTCCTATCTTTGTATATATGCAAAAATTTAAACTTCTGAAAGTAACTCTCAAGAAGTGGAACTGGGAAACCTTTGGAGACATAAATACTAAGATGCTTCAGGCTGACAAGAATGTCTTACCTGCTACTATTTTGTCTGACACTAGTCCAGAATATATCTCTCTTTTGAACAAATTGGTGTCTGCTAGAGGAACTCAAGAAATAATTTCATCTCAACTAAAGgaatttcttcatcaaaaatcCAGAGTCAAATGGATAAAAGATGGAGTAGCTAACACAAGCTTCTTCCACACAACTATGAAAATCAGGAATACCCATAACAACATTGCTGAACTTGAGACAAATAATGGGTCATTAGTAGCTCACCATGAAATTTCTGAGGAACTGGTCAAATTCTTTGAAGCTAAATTCAAATACTCAGGGGTTCAAATGTCATAG